The region ATCCCGCCGGCTGCCGCCATTGTGTCCCAGTTGACCCAGGGGATGGGTGTGACGGATTCAGGTGTCGGTTTATGCGGCGTTGCAATGTTGCTGGTCGACTGCAGGGCGGAGACAGACGCAAGCGTGCGATTCATTCCAACGGGCTTTAAGATTCTCTGAGCAACAAAGTCCGACCAGCTGTTTCCGCTCGCCTTGGCAATCACTTCACCGGCTGCCAGAAACATCAGATTGCTGTATCCATAACTGGCACGGAATTGTCCTTCTGGTTTCAAATGCCGGGCTCTGCGCAGAACTTCTTCCGGGGAATACGGAGTGCCCCACCAAAGCAGGTCGCCGCTGAAAGTCCCAAGGCCACTGCGGTGACAAAGCAAATCATCGATGCGAAGCTCCGAGGAGACCCAGGGGTCGTACAATTGAAGCCACGGAAGATACTTCTGAACCCGATCACTCAAATCCAGAACGCCGTCTTCCTCTAGGATCGCCAATGCAGCCGATGTGAACGCCTTGGAGTTTGAGGCAATTGCAAACAGAGTATCCCCATCCACCAACTCCTCCCTGCCAAGCTCCCGCACGCCGAATCCTTCGGAGAAAATCACCTGCCCGTCCCTGACAATGGACACTGCCAGACCGGGGACGCCCCAGCGAACCCTCGCTTCGGAAATTGCTGAACGAATCGCTTCGACATCAACATCCTGCCCCGCGGAACCAACGGGAACTGACAAGACCTGCGATTGCGCTGGAGTTGTTTCGACCTGAGCGAACGACGGCCCGGAAGCACACAAGGCAACCAGCCACATCACAAGAAGTACGCAGTTCTTCATTCCACGCCTCGAATCGTCACCAGTCAGTATTTGGAACACGAACTTATTCGGCTGCAACACCAAACAGGCCAAACATCATAGCATTGAATCGCCGTCCAACCGCACGCCACACAGGATCCAAAAACAACAGGAATTCGAATTTGTCAGGAACTCTCCTTGCTCTGGAATTCGTATCCGCACTTATCGACGTCGAATAATGGGCCAGCGAATCACTGGCTCAGCAATGCTTCTCCGGTGGGCAGCAAACACGTCTTCGATGCGCACTGCACAGTCGCTCGTCAAAAACTTTTCCTATCAGGCAGCATGGTCTAACCTAACTGTCCATTGAAAAACCGGGACAGGCAGGCAGGATGACTGGAAACCATCGTATTGTCAGGTCTCCTGCTCGAGCCAGTCCCGTTTTTCAATAGGCTGCTAATTAAGCTAAGAGTTCTTTCTTTGGGCGACAAAGGCAAGCGAATTCTGTTTGCGTCACATATGTGACCATGGACATTCTCAGATTCGTTTCGCTGGTATCACAGACATCACAAATTGAGTATCGTTGCGGTAGAGCAGATTCACTGTTCGTTGAAGTTCGTCGCACGTCTCTCGCTTGCGCAATGCCTGAACCATTTTCAGAGGTTCCACGCGAGATCATTCGCGGGGAAAGCAACAACGAAGTTTCCTGACAGCTCATACAGGACGTGCCGAATAAACAGGAAGTCGAACCGGAGACATCCACGCAATCACGGCCTTACGAGATGTCAGACCCGGGATCAAACTGCGATCCCGGCAACATCGTCTGTTGGAAGAAGCTTTCTGTTCACTTCAGGATTCCGGCGAACCACGCGCTGCACGCGAGGAGACGGAAGAGCCGGACTGATCGTCAACATCGCACATGTCCGCAGCGTGAACATCGTGTTCATTTCTCAAAAGGATGCAACGGCTGCCATGGAAACAGATCCATCCCTCAGCGCGATCGCCGCAGAACTCGATTCGATGCACGCCAGTGCACGTCAGGCGTTTTGCGCCAGGGACATTGATGCATACAGAACGTTCTTCACGGAAGACCTTCGCTACATTCAGGCTGATGGGAAACAGATTAACCGCGATGAACTCTTGCGTCACGTCAGGAAACAACTGTCCCAATTCAAAACTGTCGATTCTGAAATGACTCGCGAATCCATTGCTGTAAATAACAACGGAACCGCAACTCCAATTCTGAACCAGACAGGCATCTATACACTTTCGGTTTTCGTATTCTTCACAAGAACCTGGAACATCAATCGCCGCGGAAAATACACCTACCGAAAGACAGATGGCCGTTGGCAGATCTGTCATGTTGAAGTCTTTTCTGAAACAGTAAACTGACATTCAACCGAAAGCCTGGAAAATCACTGTGCGGTAAATCACTGTGCGGTAATGGGGCTCGTGCATCTGAAAATCGTGCTGGTCGGCCGGCCACTGTTGGTTTTTCGCAATGGCCAGCGAGAGTCAAGTTCGTTCGATGACCTGTTCGGAGGAGGTGACGTCAGGATCCAATTGCGCGACGCAGTCGAAACTGTCCATGTGATTCGCTACGCCAGACTCAAGGCACTGGCAACCACCATCTCAGATGTTCCCGGGTTGTCGTAATGTCTCAGGCGTCCTGACCTCAATCGTTCGAATCTCGCGAACTGCCTGACTGTAACCCGGATAACGCAGTCGCACTGCGCTGAGAAAACTTTGCAATTCCAACAGCCCCTTCGGAGCCAATCGGGTTGCACGCGACAAATGCGACAGCGGCTTATGACGACGTGAAGATCGCCGTTCCTGCACGAACGCTTGTTACATTGGCCGAGCATCGTCGAAGCGATTGACCTGACATAAATCATTTTGACGACCACAGACACCTGCCGCGTGTGGCAACGCATAACCCCATCGTTTCATGACCATATCGTTTTGAGTGAACGATGCTGGAGGCCCACAAAGGGGCGCAACACCTGGAAATATCAGGTCCGGAATCCGATTGACCGACGATTCCGACGAAGTCTGCTTCCCAAACATCGCATTCTGGACAGGTCCATCAGATTAGCGTTGCTGGTGGGGAATTCCTGAAATAGAGTTCGTCCGGACATCCAGCTTCCAGAAACTCACGGGCTGTTTTGCGGTGACTCCGCGATCTGCGTTGCCGCTCGAAACACAGGACAGAATTTGCTGTGCCCGGCTGTTGGTTCCGCATTCCGCTTCCATTCGCGATCCGGACGAACGTTGAATCCAGTCGTTCACCTGCGTTTGGCCGGAAGTGCCGGTTCGGCCTCAGGCGTTTTCCTGCGGCGAACACTGGCTTCATGAATGACGGAAATTTACGGTTGTCCCGGCCTTTGTCCTCTGCCCGTCCTGCGGCAGAACACCATGCCCTTCTGTTGTGAAATTCAGTCAATGCTTGATTTGTTTGCGTCCGGAGAACAGAACGTTAAGAACGACGTTTTGTCCGGAATCACGGTTGCTCTGGCTCTTGTCCCTGAAGCGGTAGCGTTTGCATTTGTTGCGGGCGTCTCACCGATCATAGGTCTGTATTCGGCGTTCTTCCTGGGTCTGATCACCGCGATCTTCGGCGGCCGTCCGGGCATGATTTCCGGGGCCACCGGCGCGATGGCTGTTGTCGTGGTTACACTGGTTGCACAACATGGCATTGAGTTCATGTTCCCCACCGTCATCCTCTGCGGGCTGCTTCAGGTCGTTGTTGGGTTGTGTCGCCTGGGCAAACTGATTCGTATGGTTCCCCATCCGGTCATGCTGGGGTTTGTCAACGGACTTGCAATCGTCATCTTCACGGCTCAGTTCGGCAGCTTCAAAACGGTAAGCAATGTTGGGCGCCTGACCTACATGCAGGGACCAGCGCTGTGGATCATGCTGGGATTGATTGGCATAACGATGGCTATCATCTGGTTGCTGCCGAAACTCACACGAGCCATACCCGCCTCACTCACAGCCATTCTTTTCGTCAGCGCCTTATCCGTGGTCCTGAATGCGACGCTCGATCCGAGCCTGGCAGCACAGAACCAGCGACGTGTTGTTCTGACGGTCGGCGACATGCTTTACACGAATGCCATCGCCAATGCGGCATCTTCTGTCGAAGACACACCTGCAACAGATCCTCTCACTGACAATGATCTTCCGGAAGGATCAATGGCGACTGCAACGCGATTGCCGGAAGTCCCACCGGAGGCCGTCAGCCTGAGCGCCGGATTACCTCGACCATTTTTTCTGGACTTTGCTCTGCCACCGTTCACACCGGGCACGCTTTTCATCATCCTGCCTTATGCATTAACGCTGGCAGCCGTCGGTTTGATTGAGTCTCTGATGACACTGACTCTGGTCGATGAGATTACGGAAACACGTGGATCCGGTAATCGGGAGTGTCTCGGGCAGGGACTTGCAAATATCCTGTGCGGTCTGTTTGGAGGCATGGGGGGCTGCGCGATGATTGGCCAGTCACTGATCAATGTCAATTCCGGTGGACGCGGACGCTTGTCCGGAATTGTTGCCGCAGTCTGTCTGTTATTGTTTGTGCTGTTTCTGAGTCCGTTGATCGAAATGATTCCCATGGCAGCGCTTGTTGGCGTGATGTTCATGGTGGTGATCGGCACATTCGAATGGGCTTCTCTGCGAATGATGCGCAAGGTGCCCGCATCGGACTATCTGGTCATGGTGATTGTGGCCGGCTACACAGTTCTCATGCACGACCTGGCATCTGCCGTTGTGATTGGCATTATCGCTTCCGCTCTGGTGTTCGCATGGCAGCAGGCCAAACATGTGGGAGCGGATGTCAAGTTCAATGAATTCGGCAGCAAGATCTATCAGTTACATGGGCCACTGTTCTTCGCGTCCGTGACATCTTTCCGGGATCTGTTCGACCCGAAATCCGATCCGGACGACGTCGTCATCGATTTCTACTATACCCGCGTTTACGACCAGTCCGGACTGGAAGCGATCAATTCCCTGGCTGAAAAGTACGCGCAGCTTAACAAACGGCTTCACCTGACTCATTTGAGTCCGGAATGTCGATCGCTGCTGGATCGGGCGGGAGATCTCGTGGAAGTCAACCTGTCAGAAGACCCGCAATACCATATCGCCACCGATCGCATCACAACCGGGCCCATGATTCCGGCACCTGCGATGGCTGAAACTTAGTGCAGGATTCCTGGCGGAAATTCATCGATCAGTGACTCGCAGTAATCTCTCACGCTATCCATGTCCGATTCAATTGTGCCGGAGCAAAGGCGAACCAATGTGGGAGCCAGTAATCTGGCAATCACATTGTGTGGTCGGGATTCCATATGCATCGTGAGCGTTGTGGATGTGTTCATCGAACCATCAGGCTGAGTATCCTTCGCTCGTGGCTGAGAAACAGTGAAGACTGTGTCCCAAACTGCACCGCCCACATCACTAACCATGCGGACCATGTGATTTTCCCGGAAGTCGACGACTTCCAGTGTGGTGCGGCATGTTCGGCCATTGATCGTACGCGTCTCATGAAATCGCGTTCCGGATCCATGCCTGCATTCCGACAAAAACTCAATGCCGGAAATACCCTGCACGGCCTGACGGAATTTGTCAGGATTCGAAATTACCTGAAACACCTTTGCCAAAGGTGCGTTCACCGTTCGTGAACATTCGAAGATCAGAGACTCAGGCGGATTACCAGCCGCCAGCATTCCCGCAACGCCGAACAGGGGCCAGACGACTACACCAGCGATCCACATCCAGATCGGATGCGGGATCATCGCCAGGTTGAAAATGGTAGCTGCCAGCAGAATCAACAGGGCAATGACTGGCGGCATCAGACTGCGTGACGGCGCAAGACGCCTGGCCACAAATCCCGCAATAAAGGCTCCCGCGCACCAGGCAAGAAGTACAATGACGAACGCTCCCGTCGGCAGCTGCGCAGCGAATTCCGCAAGCTGCTGAGGATTGTTAAAGTCGAAACCTTCCGGAGGCGGATAGATCGCGGAACTGATGGATTCAATCAATCCCACAGCGATGCCGCCGATCAAAAGTCCGGCTAGTGTGGCCGCGATTCGCTTCACCATCCGCCTGCCGGATGGGGGTTTGAGCGGTTGATTTGGTTTTCCCTTGGATTGTTCGACAGACATACTGTTTCTTTCTTCAGGTACTACATTTCGGACGGGCGCAACAGCCAGCAGGACTGGTGTTGTTCCATTCCGATGTGCGGGTAGTACGTTTCAGCAGCAGGGGCAGCCAGCAGGATGAGTGTTGTATTCAGGCCGACCGCCTGGTGTGTTTTCTGGATCAGAAGGCGTCCAATCCCCCGTTTTTGCCATGAACGGTCGACGGCCAGATCCGACAAATAGGTACAGTAAGCCCGATCGGAGATCGCGCGGCTGACCCCGACCAGCAGCCCATTCCGTCGGGCCGTGACAATCGTGGTCGCGTTTCTTAGCATCATTTCCATTCGCGCCAAATCGTCAACGGGCCGGCGTTCTGCCAGTGTCGATCGACGCAGAACATCAACAAAGTCTGTGACCGACAGCTGTGGCTCGATTTGAATGGTGATGTCGTTCAGCATTGGTAATTTCGGGTTTTCGTTGGTTTAGAGAAATTTGCCAGGATTCCTGAGCGTTGGGCGAACCGGGAGCAGAACAGCGGCAGGACTGCTACTCTACATGACAGGAATCGCCAAGCGGCCTGTACGCTTGCAAGCTGTTTCGATAGATTCAGTCGCTTCAACGACTCTCACTTTACCAAATCAAGAAGGACTTCCCATGATTCGAGCTCGATTCACCTGCGCGCTGGTGGCATCGACGCTGGCGTTGGCAGGCATGTTCGGAACAGCTCATGGCCAGACGCTGCTGTCAGGCGATCAGGTATTACCGAAAGACACCTACATCTACGTGGCGGTACCCAGCATGGAACGAATGAAGCAGGGATTCAACGCTTCGTCCACCGGTCAGATGATAGCCGACCCGGCATTTGACGACTTCAAAGCAGAACTCAAGTCCGCGTTCTCTTCTGAGGTCAATGAAGCATTTGCAAATGTTCAGGATACTCTGGGCCTGACTGTGGAAGAACTGCTGGAGATTCCATCCGGAGAATTCAGTTTTGCCATTTCTTCTGTGGGCAACAACATTGGCATCGTACTGATTGCTGATTACGGCGACCACGAATCTCAGGTCACCGGACTGCTTGAAAAAGCTCAGGCCGGGCTGTCTCAGGCACCCAACCTGGAACTCAATCCGACCACGATCGATGGTACAGAAGTAACGATGTACACCGTTACCGGCAAAGCTGCTCAGGCAACCCCGCTGGCAAAGGAATTTGGATGGTTTCAGAAGGACGGCCGATTGGTGTTCTGTACCAACAGCGCCATCATGGATTCGATTCTGACCAACTGGACTTCAGGTGAAGACGGGCTTCGATCGAACAACGTTTTCAGCTATGTCATGGAAAAGTGTCACAGTGACGACGACAAGAATATGGTCGTAGCGTTTGTCGATCCACTGGGCCTTGCAACAAAAGTCATTCAGTCGGGTTCACTGGGACCGCAGATTACACCGCAGGCCAGCATGGGTCTGATGATGTTGCCAGCGTTTGGACTGAACCAGCTGAAAGGTTTTGGTTCTGTCGGACAGATGAACGTTGATGGATTTGAAGCGGTTTCCCGCTCTTTCATCTACTCCGAACAACCCCCTCAGGCACTGATGCGAGTCTTCATGCTGGACGAAGTTAATCCTGCGCCTCCAGCCTGGGTCAAAGAAGGAACCAGCGCGTATCTTTCGACCAAATGGAATATCACGGAAGCCTACGCCGCAATTGAGTCACTCGTAGACGGCTTTCAGGGTGCTGGTGCTCTGGCGGGTATGATTGATGGTCTGGCGACACAGGGACCTCAAATTCACATCAAGACAGATGTGATCGATCAACTGGATGGAACTGTACAGTTTGTCTCGGCACCCGGCGAAGAAGCTGGCAATGACCAAATGCTGTTTTCACTGGGCGTCCGTGATAACGCTGCCATGACCGACCTGCTGACTCGGCTGACATCAGAACCCGGATTTCCGGGTGAATCACGAGAGTTTCAGGGCGTCACGCTCTACGAAATTTCAGCCACAGGCGATAAGCCTGTCACCTTCACAGTCGCCAATAATCAGTTGATGATTGGGGTTGGTGGAACAATGGTTGAACAGGCACTGAGAAACGACACCGACACTCCGTCACTGGCCGAAGCTGCGGACTACAGGAAGATTTCTGAGCACTTCAAACCTGGCGCTGTTGCCGTCAGCTACAGCCATCCAGCCGCCCAGTATCGCTCTCTGTACGAAATGCTCAAGAGCGGAAGTGCGGCAGATCAGTTCCCAGGCATGGATGAAATCTTTGAACGCATCGACTTCACGCGTCTGCCTCCATTCGAAGCCATTGAAAAATATCTGGCTCCAGCTGGTGGCTACTGGGTCGGTGACGAAAACGGCGTGCTGATGGAGCAGTTCTCACTGAAACCTGGCAACTAACGTTGTACCTGTGACTGGTTAAAGCTCCTGTCGCTCAGACAAAACAGTAAGCACCCGATTCGAATTTCCGAATTGGGTGCTTTCTTTTTGCGCGGTTGGTATCTTCCAGGTCCTGCCTCTTGGGAGTTGTAGACTATGGTCAACCATCGCCAGCCTGACAATGTAACTCGAAACTCCGGTTCAAAAATGCAATCTGCGATTCCATCCCATCCTGATATCAATGGATCTCCGGAATGGATGGCATGGGTTCGCGGGGGTGCGAGAGCGATAAAGGCCACGGTTCCCTTCAAGCTGAGCCGCGGCCTGATTCTGGCCTGGATCCTTCTGGCAGATGCAGCCGCTCTGTTCCCCGGTAGCGCTCGCGCTTCGGGGCAGCCTCTGATTACGGACGACGGCGAAGAGGATGCCGAGGTATTTTTTGAAACACATGTGCGCCCCGTGTTAGCCGGGCATTGTATTCAGTGTCACGGACCTGAGAAACAATCGGGCGGACTGCGACTGGATTCTGCAGAGTCGATACGGAGACCTGGTGAATCCGGTCTGCCAGCAGTTCTGCCGGGTGATGTCGCGGCCAGCCATCTCATTCAGGCAATTCGCTACGATGGTGACGTTCAGATGCCACCCGACGGTCCTCTCACCAGGCCACAGCGTGAAGCACTGGAAGCATGGGTTCGAACGGGGGCATACTGGCCCAGTCGGCAGTCTCCGATTGCTTCGACTGCGAAAGATGCTGCAAAGACACACTGGGCATTTCAACCAATTCAGGTTCCGCCAATTCCTGAAATCTCCCCGGAGCTGCCTGGTGGCAACAAGCTGATATCGGCGCAGTTTCTGCAGAATCCCATCGATGCATTTGTTGCTGACCGATTAGTGAAGAATGGACTTCAGCACTCGCCATTGGCCGATCGCAAAACACTGATCCGCCGTATGTCTTATGCCGTCACCGGTCTGCCGCCCGAAATTGATGAGGTCGAAGCCTTCGAGACGGATACTGCCCCCGATGCAATTGACCGGCTGATTGAACGCCTTCTTGGCTCCGATGCCTACGGCGAACACTGGGCGCGGAAGTGGCTGGATATTGCTCGATATTCCGACACAAAAGGCTACGTCTATGCGAGAGAAGAACGCTTTTGGGTGCATGCGTGGTCGTATCGTGACTGGGTCGTCAGATCGCTGAATGCCGATCTTCCGTACGATCGATTTCTCCTGCTTCAGATTGCGGCGGATCAGGTGACTGACAGGACAGAAGGTGATCTGGCGGCCATGGGTTTTCTGACCCTGGGGCGGCGTTTTCTGGGCGTCCAGCGCGATATTTACGATGACCGAATCGACGTCGTGACTCGAGGAACAATGTCGCTGACCGTTGGATGCGCCAGATGTCACGACCACAAGTACGATCCGATCCCGACGGCGGACTACTATTCACTGTATGGTGTCTTTGCAAGTTGCCGGGAACGAATCGTTCCGCTTGCGGACCAGCCGATGGATGATGCATTCACGACGGAGCTGAACGCGCGTCTAAAAAAGCTCAATGACACTTTGCAGGAACGTCGCCGGACAACATCCGAACGCATCCGCAAACGAATCGGAGACTATCTGAAGGCACAATTCGAGCTGGAAAAATATCCGGAAGAAGGATTCGACCAGGTCATCTCAACCAGTGATCTTCTTCCATCGTTTGTGCGCCGCTGGCAGTCGTTTCTGCGCCACACAAAACAAACCAATGACCCCGTATTCACCGCCTGGCATGCGTGGCTGGAGCTGGATTCTCAGCGTGGCGATTCATCTGCAGACCCGGCTCAACGTCTGACGCTGCCCGAACATACAAATTCACTGGTTGCCGATGCGTTTACTCCCCAACCAACATCGCGCGAGGACATGATTGAACGTTACGCAGGTCTGTTCAGAAAGATTGACCAGCAGTGGCTGGAACTTCTCGAGCAGCCCAGAGAACAGAATCAACCGGCACCGATATCACTACCCAATCCGGAGGCCGAAGCAATTCGGACAGTTCTTTACGGAATCGAATCGCCATGCGTTGTCCCGGATGAGCCGGTCGTGCATACGGAATATGATTTCGATTCCGGCACGTGTAACGAACTCTGGAAGTTGCAGGGAGAAGTGGATCGATGGGTCATTAATGCGAATAAGCCGGTGCCCTACGCCGTAATACTGGAAGATCGCGCCGTTCCAACGACACCTCGAATTTTTCGGCGAGGCAATCCGGCTCAAAAAGGCGACGACGTCCCGCGACAATTCCTGCAGTTGCTCAGCGGTAAAGACAGGCAGCCTTTTCAGGATGGAAGCGGGCGTTTCGAACTGGCCCAAGCGATCATAGATCCCCAAAATCCCCTGACAGCACGAGTGATCGTCAACCGCGTCTGGGCTCAGTATTTTGGCCAGGGTCTTGTTTCGACGCCGGGCGATTTCGGGACGCGTGCGAATCCACCGTCCCACCCGGAGCTTCTGGACTGGCTTGCCAACTGGTTCATTCAGGAAGGCTGGAGTCTGAAGAAACTGCATCGGTTGATTCTGTCTTCCGGTACATTTCAGCAGACGTCCACGGGACCCACTGACAAAGATGCTGTCAATGCGGCTTTGCGTAAGGACCCGGCAAACCAGTTACTCTGGCACATGAATTCTCATCGGCTGTCGTTTGAGGAAATGCGGGATTCGATGTTGATGGCTTCCGGACGCCTCGATCGAACTTCAGGCGGCAAGCCCGTCAATTTGTTTACCGCACCTTATCCAGTGCGACGAACACTGTACGGGTTGATCGATCGTCAGTTTCTGCCAGGAACTCTGCGCATGTTCGATTTTGCAAATCCGGATCTGCATATTCCCCAGCGCAGCGACACTACTGTTCCACAACAGGCGCTTTACCTGATGAATCACCCGTCAACCATCGAGCACGCTCGAAGCCTGGCGTCGCGCGTCACTTCAATGCAGAAAGCTGCCGGAGGGGATACCGATCCAAACAATCAGGGGGCTTCAGAATCGGCAGCGAATGTCCGGCAATTATACCGACTGGCGTTACAGCGCGACCCTTCGCAGCAGCAGCTCACCGAAGCGGTGGAATTCCTGACGCAGTCACCGGCGGATTCTTCTGATGGACCACCGAAGACCGCAAAAGACTGGTCATACGGTTATGGCCGGTATGACGAAGTGACGCAACGAGCGGCAGATTTCAAGCCTCTTCCGCACTTCACAGGCACGGCGTGGCAGGGCGGGGCAGCCTGGCCGGATCCGAAACTGGGCTGGGTTCAGTTGACCGCGACAGGCGGACATCCGGGAAATGACCGTCAGCATGCCAGTATCCGTCGATGGACTGCACCGCGAGCCATGTCTATTCAGATTCAGTCCCAGGCGGTTCACGAAGCGGCCCCGGGCGACGGCATTCGAGTCTTCGTTGTCAGTTCACGGCATGGACTGCTGCAAACAGCCATCCTGCATCAGAAGACCGCAAATCTGAATTGTGAACCATTGAGTGTTGAAGCCGACGAAACGATCGACTTTATCTGCGATATTGGCGACGTCCTGAATAGTGATCAGCATTTCTGGCGTATTCAGCTCCACGAAGTCGGCGCATCGTCGGAAGCAATCGCGAAAAACCAGGGCGAACAGTGGAATTCTGAAACAGATTTCACGCATGACACGATACAAAGCCTGAGCCCCCTGGAGCAGCTGGCCCAGGTGCTGTTGTGCTCGAATGAGTTCCTGTTTGTGGATTAGCGTTTTGACACCGTGATGCAGCCGTTTGCGATGCTGTGGTGGCTAATGCAGCGGTGGCAAAATAAATCGCGGATGCGACGTTCTTGTCGACTCCACAACAGAACGACGGTTTTGAATTCGCTTGAGAAGAGACGGCTGACGAACTGTGGGACATCCAAGAAAGAAAAAACAAACCTCTTTCCGGCGTCGCGTCGCAGAATTCTGGGGCTGGTTCGCCAGTCAGGCAGATCATTTCGATCAGGCGATTGTAGAGAATCGCTGTGGCGATCTGTCATCAGAAATGACCAGAGTTTGTGACCGGCTCCTTCCAACCCTGAGCTGGGTATTCGGTCCGGGAAAAGACGGTGGTCACTCCTTCACGGTGTCCGGTGAGGGCCAGATTGTCCATCAGTTACTGGCCGAATACTGGCTTTGGCATGCCCCGGAGCTAAAGCGATGGACCTTCCACGGATCGCGGCAGCCGTCAGATACGACGGCGCTGCGAGGCATGCAGTTTGCTGTCGGTGACAAGCATCAGGTGACGATCGATGGGTTCATCCTGCGGACACAGGTTGATACTGAACGACAACGTCTTGATATCACTGCGTGGCATCCATCCTTTGAACACATCCCGGATCAACACCATTTGCAGCTGACGTTTCTGCTGCTCGACGAAACGATGGGAGAATTCGGGACACAAAACTGGGTTGGTGGGATCTGCGTCGAACCGATCGAGCCCGGTGAGCAATCTACGACACTACTGCAACTGCCATCGTTTGTGGACGGCGTCGCGAAGTACTACTCTTGGGAGAAGTATTCACCACTGGATGCGTATTCCGTCTACGAAATACCAGAAGGATTTGACGAGCATCGACCAGTTCGCCGATTCGGTTCAACCTGTATCCCGGGGGTCATCTATGATTTGATCGAGAATGACGGAACACTTCCGGAAGACCCTCTCGAAGGGACCGGTGCAGAATTTGTTTTTGTCGCACTTGATCTGGCCGTCTTTCCTTCGGGTAACGAAGTGAATTTTCGTGGCGAAATTGAGGACGCACTGGGCATAGCGCTCAGGAATTCGGCTGGTGGCAGAACTCTGGGCGGCGCTTTCGGTCCTGACGAAGCATTCATCGATGTGCTGTTGTTTGATGGTGACGACAGCCGCGAAACAATTCGCAGTGTTCTTGCCGCAAAGAACCTGCTCGAACAGTCACGACTGGTCAACTTTGCTTAGGTGACAACAAAGTCTTCAGGTGCAGAGTCACACATTCTGCAAGCTTGTCCACGTTGTACCCACCTTCAAGCACGCTCAACAGACGTCCGCTGCTGTGAACGGATGCGGCCTGCTGCACGAGACGCGTCAAAGTCTCGAAGTCTTCCGTTTCCAGACCAAGTGACCCCACGGGATCGGCGGCATGCGCATCAAAACCCGCGCTGACAATGATCAGGTCCGGCCGCGATTTTTCAACGGCTTTGTAAAGCATCTGCTCAAAGGACGAAAGATAGTCCTTTCGACTGATCCCAAACGACATGGGCAGATTAAAGGTTGTCCCGAGTCCTGCCCCGCGACCGGTTTCGGAATGGCGTCCTGTCCCGGGATAAAATGGGAAGCGGTGCGCTGAGAAAAACGTGACCTG is a window of Planctomycetaceae bacterium DNA encoding:
- a CDS encoding DUF1553 domain-containing protein, with translation MQSAIPSHPDINGSPEWMAWVRGGARAIKATVPFKLSRGLILAWILLADAAALFPGSARASGQPLITDDGEEDAEVFFETHVRPVLAGHCIQCHGPEKQSGGLRLDSAESIRRPGESGLPAVLPGDVAASHLIQAIRYDGDVQMPPDGPLTRPQREALEAWVRTGAYWPSRQSPIASTAKDAAKTHWAFQPIQVPPIPEISPELPGGNKLISAQFLQNPIDAFVADRLVKNGLQHSPLADRKTLIRRMSYAVTGLPPEIDEVEAFETDTAPDAIDRLIERLLGSDAYGEHWARKWLDIARYSDTKGYVYAREERFWVHAWSYRDWVVRSLNADLPYDRFLLLQIAADQVTDRTEGDLAAMGFLTLGRRFLGVQRDIYDDRIDVVTRGTMSLTVGCARCHDHKYDPIPTADYYSLYGVFASCRERIVPLADQPMDDAFTTELNARLKKLNDTLQERRRTTSERIRKRIGDYLKAQFELEKYPEEGFDQVISTSDLLPSFVRRWQSFLRHTKQTNDPVFTAWHAWLELDSQRGDSSADPAQRLTLPEHTNSLVADAFTPQPTSREDMIERYAGLFRKIDQQWLELLEQPREQNQPAPISLPNPEAEAIRTVLYGIESPCVVPDEPVVHTEYDFDSGTCNELWKLQGEVDRWVINANKPVPYAVILEDRAVPTTPRIFRRGNPAQKGDDVPRQFLQLLSGKDRQPFQDGSGRFELAQAIIDPQNPLTARVIVNRVWAQYFGQGLVSTPGDFGTRANPPSHPELLDWLANWFIQEGWSLKKLHRLILSSGTFQQTSTGPTDKDAVNAALRKDPANQLLWHMNSHRLSFEEMRDSMLMASGRLDRTSGGKPVNLFTAPYPVRRTLYGLIDRQFLPGTLRMFDFANPDLHIPQRSDTTVPQQALYLMNHPSTIEHARSLASRVTSMQKAAGGDTDPNNQGASESAANVRQLYRLALQRDPSQQQLTEAVEFLTQSPADSSDGPPKTAKDWSYGYGRYDEVTQRAADFKPLPHFTGTAWQGGAAWPDPKLGWVQLTATGGHPGNDRQHASIRRWTAPRAMSIQIQSQAVHEAAPGDGIRVFVVSSRHGLLQTAILHQKTANLNCEPLSVEADETIDFICDIGDVLNSDQHFWRIQLHEVGASSEAIAKNQGEQWNSETDFTHDTIQSLSPLEQLAQVLLCSNEFLFVD